TGGTATGACAGTGTGGTACAACAAAGATTGTCGAATTCCGACTGGGTTTGTGGAACACCATCAGCCAAAGCAAGCAGAATTTGATTTCCTACATAGTGTATCCACAGTAATGAGAAGATGCTATCTTGGGGTGAATTTAAGATTGatttctgcttctttctcttaTAGTACGCTATTGCCAGTTAGTCTGTGTAGAAGTTCCTTCAGATACTGAAGCCCTACATGGAACCAATATGAAACTCACTTGCATTTCCTGTGTGAAGAGAGAAGAAGTGAATACGGACACCATGGTTGAATGGACCTACGTCAACAGTGATGGAGAAGAGATCTCAGTAAGTGTctacttaaaaatataaaatgcagaaGTTAAATAGTTAATTCACCAATTAAAATAGGCCTCTGTTAAATGTGTAGGTTGATATTTATAGGTAAAGTTAAACAATGATCCAATGCAAAGATTCTGTTCACACTGCTTAGGTTAAACTTTGAAAAGGGTCTTCTTAAAGATCGCAGTAAGCTCAATAGATCAGCTCAGGCTAAAATATTGAAGGCACACCATTTATCATCAATTCTTTCCATATTGTAAATAAATCAACCCAGATTAGTAATTAGATTGATCCATTAATGAGGACAATTGCAGAATGCCAGCTAAAAACACAGAATAATAAATGTGTTTTAGCACAGACATATCAGTATTTTATAATGTTTGGAAATCATGTCTTACTGTCACTTTTGATTTAGAATAGATTGATTCACTTTTTTACTAAAACTGTATGCTGCGGTTTTAACAAACTAAACAGACAAAACACTGAAACAGACAATGGCCCTTTTGTTGGTTCATTATCACGTGTCTGCCACAAAAATTCAGGGCTTCATACCAAATTGCCATTGTCGACATCATCTGTGCAATCCTTAGCATATTGAAGAGAAAGTGTAGTTACACTCTGTTCAAATAAACAGTTACACACTGTCTTTATGTTACTTGAGGACTGCAATCCAGTAGCATAAAAGTGGAAGATATTTTAATATCACATTATTTTATTACATTCTTAACAACACTTTTTGTCAACTGAACCAAATTAATAGGAGGAATACTTTGCTGTCATCAGGAAGCACAACTTAATCCAATAATAATCCAATGTTAATATTGGGTGGATAGAATTGAGTGGGGATAACTCTGCACCTAGTCATAATGTCTCTGACTTTGCAGTAAGAAGGAAAAAGTataaaaaaatgtgcaaatattATTTCCagaaggtaaagaattccaaagaaaaaaatcaaaaggaaaattactctttagaaaaaaaacactctGTTTTAAACAAATTCCTCTGGTGGTTGATGAGTACCCAATCTAGCCCCTACTGTATGGAACTCCTACCCAAACTTCTCCATCTCCCTACCTATAgttcttcctttaagatgctccataaaacttgcatctgattgagtttttggtCATATTCCTAATATCTCATATGACTTGGAGTTAATTTTTTGTTAATCCTCTTGTGAAACATATTGGATGTTTTATTGTGTTAAAGGCAGTGTGTAAACACAAGGCATTGTTATTTAAGCTGTATTAGTTGCATCTGCAGCATTGGCATTTAACTGACCTCACACTGAGAAAAAAGAACagattgcagatgcttgaatgtggaacaaaaacagaatgctggaagaactcaacgggtcaagcagcatctgtggaggcaaaatgtgtaagtcaacttttcaggttgagactctgtatcaggactgagagggaacaggaaagattgccagtatatagcagccTCTGTCCCAACCccctagtcccatctgctcatcatcccctccccatctggttccacctatcaccaaccagcCCGTTCCAACCCCTCCCTATTACTGCTTCTACTGGCAACagttcctgttccctctcagtcctatgtagggtcttgacccaaaacgttgacttctACCTTtcactttcacagatgctgcttgactcaccaagttcttctagcattctgtttttgttcacaCAGATAGGTTTGCCAAAGAAAagcacaaaaaactgcagatgccataaatatgaaataaaaacataaaatactaaaAAATACTGGTCAGGTCGGGCaggaactgtggagagagaaagaaagttaatatATGTTTTTGATGACTTTTCCATCAGAATTTCATCCTTTTTGTTAGCAACAAACATGAAATCTAATAGCTGCTGCCTGCTGAACTCTGCTTTCAATATTCAGCTCCACTGACTTTAATTAaacagaattttggaagcaaTATTAAGTCATAGTCATCGAGtaacacagcactgaaacaggcccttcggccaactgttccgtgccaaccacagcatcctcctgctagtcccagttgcccgcattcggcccataaccctctgagTCCCtctcctccatatacctatccaaatgccccttaaaagttgtaattatacccgcctcaaccacttcctctggcagctcattccaggcactcaccactctctgtgtaaagttaCCTCTCGggtctctcttaaatctctcccctctttaaCTTGTGTCTGTGCCCCCTAGTTATAgacttcccaaccctgggaaaaagactatgacatacccctcatgactttataaacttctaggaGGTCATCCTTCATTCtactacactccaaggaataaagattcagtgtagccaacctctccctgtaaatcATGCCCTCCAGTCTAGGCagtgtcctcgtaaatctcttctgcaccatctccagcttgacaatgtctttcctataacgtcACCATATTGCACACTTCAGTGTTACTGAAGCATTTCCAACATCTCTGAAATGGGGAGGAAATAGGTCACCAAGGTTTTTAATCCCTGGTTGGAAAATAGGATAAGGATAATATCAAGAAAATGTTCAAATGTCATCCTCATTGTCAAACAACTTGCTGGAAATCAATAAAATACTTGCATAATCAAGTGGAAGATACCCAAAACACAATGTAAATATTAAAATTCTAAAATATAAAATCAGTTAAAGATCATATTAAAAATTATGCAAGTCAAGTAGATTCCTAGCACAATTAGTctgatgtactgtgtaatgattAAGGCCCCTTTCAGTAAAAATATAATCTGCCTGACTGATATTTCAGCATCTTAGTACAAATTCTCCATAAGATCTGGGCAGTGAGCATTCTGGTCAAAATGTATTTCTACTGCATCTtatcaaatatattttgaattaaCAGTTACAATATAATTCACGTGTTTCTGTATACATTGCACAATGAGTGGAGAATACTAGTGGAGTGTGGAATCTATGCCCAACATGGGGTTCCTATGGTTATCACTTTATAACCAGTGTTAGAATGAAACACTCACTGGCTAATTATGGTGCTGATTAAGTATTTAGTCTCCATGTATACCGGATCAATTTACTGGCAGTCAATGCAAAATTAAGGAGGCAGTATTTTCATCCCACCAGGTGGAATCAAGTTTCAAATGAAATGATACTTTCCTCACATTTCCATGCCTAGCCTCCAACTAATTGATATTATTACAGACCAGTACGTACATTAACAACACACAATGATAATTGTACCATAGCTTTTTACTTCTAGACTTATCTTAAATGGCTTTAATTTATTCATAGCTTTATGTGGGGAATCTAGTAATGTCTTGTGGTTCTTATTTCTGTTTAGGTCTTCAGGAATAATTAATCATTAGATATTTTTATTTAGTAAGTTAGAATTTGTTCCATTTTATGGTGAAAGCACTCCAGTTGCTTCCCAATTGAATAGACAATCTGAGCTTAGAATTGAGCTGTACGGATCCATGAAGGTTCCGCATTTGATGGTAGGTTTGTGTTCAATTGGTTAGTCTCATTGGGGTGAAAGCTTTAGTGTCAGAATTGACCTCAGTACCCCTAGGCTAAGGAAAGGATTAAAAAATCAGCCCACTTCTGAAGCCCCCGACTAAAGGGTATTCCATTGTGGAAGAAGCATGTTGGTGAAGACAGTGCCTGCGTTTGCTTGGATTCCTCTCTAAGGTCTGTGAAAATTCACTGTTTTGTTTGATATATGTGTAAGGCACCACAAGGATACATTTGGTTGCTTCTCAGCAAAATTTAGTGTGTCAAGTTCAAGAAGTTAGGGGGATAAACTGACATATAAAGTTGGCATTTTAGCAATTCATCGATGATGAAATCTGTGTCTTTGTGACAGATTTATGAGTACAACGGAGAGCCACGAGAGCTAAAAGGACCTTATCAGGGCAGAATTCTGTGGAATGGAAGTAAAGATCTGCAAGATGTATCCATAACCATAGTGAATGTTACACTTAACGACAGCGGTTTGTACCGGTGCACGATCAAACGGTATTTTAATTATGAGATACACAGACCTTCTGTGACAGATGTGAAAGAGGTTCAGCTAACAGTACATGAAGACGGTGAGGAAATTAAGTTCTGTGTGCTGTGAATTGCAGAATTTAGTTCGCAGCACTGATGATTAATACTGTTCAACTTTTGAAAGGTACCAACATTTTGAACACTCGTTCACAGACAAAGGTTTTGCAGGATACtccacaaagccatactgactcaaAGGCTCTAATAGAACTGATGAATAGATAATGCTACCATTTGAATTGTGAAGCATCAGtgttaaatattcattttaacttTGATAATCACATACAGGTTAACATTCAGTCTTCAAGACATGAGACATACCAAGCCATTCCTACCCTGTCTAGATTTGGCTAATTTCAGTTCTGGTGGCAGCTGGCTGCTGAACTCCCGTGGGGCAAGGAAGGACAGAAATAAAACAGGATCCTTTAGATTGCAACCCAGAGATTCATTCTGTGTTCCATGGAAAATCCTCCTGCCATACTGTCCAAGCACACAAAGCACCTCTTTCACAAAAGGGCAATGTCAATGAGTGGTTCTTTAACAGGAACAGCACTCTCACAGGAGGAGATAAAACATGGGAAGAAAGTAATAACTAAAAATGTGATGATGGAACTACAGTTTCAGGTTAGAAAAGCAAGCGTTATATGGCAACAGGGAAAAGATTACATTTAATCTTTCATTTGATTATAGCAATTATAACCAAATTAatggcaggaatggatattgaatattcttggttctcagtgttttaaaagggatgggggggttggtggggaagaggaagaagaggaggggtggtgttactggtcagggacactattacagctgcagaaagggtggataatgtagaaggatcctctctagagtccgtatgggtgaaagttaggaacaagaaaggagcagttgctctactgggaatattcaataggccccctggtagcagcagggatactgaggagcagattgggaggcagattttagaaaggtgcaagaataacagggttgttatcatgggtgacttcaacttcccaaatattgattggcacctacttagtgccgaaggtttagacggggcagagtttgttaagtgtgtccaggatggattcctgtcacaatatgttgacaggccaactagagggaatgccatattagatctagttttaggtaatgaaccaggtcaggtgacagatctctcggtgggtgagcatttggaggagagcaaccactgctccataacctttagcattgttatGGACAAAGATGGGagcagaggatgggaagatatttaattggggaaaggcaaattatgaggctataaggcaaggacttgagagtgtaaattgggatgacatttttgaggggaaatgtactgtggagatatggtcgatgttcaggaatctcctgcaggatgttagggataaatttgtcccagtgaggcagagaaagaatggcagggtgaaggaaccatgagtgacgagagaggtggaacaactagttaggaagaaggcggcagcatacataaggtgtaagcagcaagcatcagatagggctcgtgaggaacatagggcagcaaggaaggaacttaagaaggggctgaggagagcaagaagggacaTGAAgcggctttggcgagtagggttaaggagaatcccaaggcttttttctcgtacgtgaagagcagaaggatgacgggagtaaaggtaggtccgattagaggcaaaggtgggaagctgtgcctggaagctgtggaagtgggtgaggttctcaatgaaaacttctcttcagtattcaccaaggagacgggtcttgatgatgctgaggacagtgttggtaagagtaatgttctagagtatgtagctatcaagatagaggatgtgttggagctgttagaaaatattaggacagataagtccccagggcctgatggaatattccccaggctgcttcgcgaggtgagggaggagattgctgaaccgttggctaggatctttgagtcctcattgtccacaggaatagTACcgcaggattggagggtggcaaatgttgtccacttattcaaaaaacgtagtagggatagtccagggaattacagacgggtgagccttacatctgtggtgggtaagctgtcagaaaggactctaagagataggatctatgagcatttcgagaatcatggactaattagggacagccagcatggctttgtgaagggaagatcttgcctcactagcctgatagggttctttgaggaggtgaccaggaagattgatgagggtagtgcagtagatgtgggctacatgaattttagtaaggcgtttgacaaggttccagacagtaggcttcttcagagggcaagggatccagggaggcttggccacatggattcagaattggcttgcctgtagaaagcagagggttgtagtggagggagtgcatttagattggagggctgtgactagtgatgtcccacagggatcggttctaggacctctacttttcgtggtatttattaatgacttagatgagggggtggaagggtgggttagcaagtttgcagatgacacaaagatcagtggtgttgtggatagtgtggagagctgtcaaagtttacagagggatattgataggatgcagagctgggctgagaagtggcagatggatttcagtccggagaagtgtgaggtggtacactttggaaggactaactccaaggtggagtacaaggttaatagcaggattctgggtagtgtggaggagcagagggatctgggggttcatatccacagatcactgaaagttgcctcacaggtggataggctagttaagaaagcttatggaatgttagctttcataagttgtgggatcgagtttaagagccgtgaagtaatgatgtagctctacaaaactctggttagaccacacttagagtactgtgtccaattctggtcgcctcattataggaaggatgtggaggcattggagtgggtgcagaggagatttaccaggatggtgcctggattagagagtatggattatgaggagagactaaaggagctagggctttactcattggagtgaaggaggatgagaggagacatgatagaggtatacaaaatattaagaggaatagatagagtgaacagccagcacctctttcccagggcaccaatgctcaatacaagagggcatggctttaaggtaatgggtgggaagttcaagggagatgtctgagggaggtttttcacccagggagtggttggtgcatggaatgcactgcctggggtggtggtggtggaggctgatatgttggtcaagttcaagagatttttagataagcatatggaggaatttaaaatagagggatatgtgggaggaaggggttagatagtcttaggcgtggtttgaaggtcggcacaacatggtgggccaaagggcctgtattgtgctgtattgttttatggtttgACTCCTCCTTCAAGGCAGAAGCTTTCAACGTGCAAGGTATTTGAACACTGCAAAATATATGTTAATGACACTAAACATGggacagaaatgagaaaacaaagtCACCTCCAACAAAATTTAAGAGAACCTCAGCAACTGTGGGCTACATTTGGCTACAGTAATCTCATGTCTAAGGAAAAGTCACTTactgaatattttaatttgtgttttaataAGGTAAAATTAAGATTGGGGCATACAGATAGGATGAAATAGAAGGCAAAATatcaaacaaactttttttttagatggTAATATTTGTAGATATCCTGGAGAAATGACAATCcatgcacaaaaaaaaacactttttcagAGCCAGAGAAGTTGTTCAGAATTAATTGTATTTCATTACACCATTAAAAATTCACTTGTAGCTCATTCAACAAGGATCAAACTTTAAATAGCTTTCACACTGAGATTtgtgaatggaaaattaaagtttaCAAAATTTACTGATGCTATGATTATAGCTGTACAATCTGCAACAGTGCTCCCTCTGGAGGAGAACAGTATCATTTAGCAATGGCTTTTGGATTTCTGTGTCTCATTTCACACATCCAGATACCAGAAGGTGCTGTCAGTTTTAGTGTATTAATGATGAATTCACCATCATCACATCTGCAAATTCTGGGCCAACTTGTTTTCAACTTcaagtctcaacctgaaaatagCAGCCGCAGACATATTTCTGACTAAATATTTAGAAATGAGGCTTGTGAACCGCACCCTATGGCAATGGATCTGACTGCATTTCAAACAGTCGTCTTGAACAGTCGTTGTTCCAGGAGGGGAAGTGGGAAAATAGGCCTCTGAGAAAATTACATTAGATTCCAAAGAAAGTTCAGCTAGATATAGGGGAGAAGATTTCAAATAACATGATCTTTCCAGAAGCTAACTAGTTTCACTTCCATTTTTTTCTAGCCCTTGAAGATTTTACTTCATACATTTCAGAAATTATGATGTATCTTCTCCTTGTTTTCCTCACTTTATGGCTTGTTATAGAGATGATATATTGCTATAGGAAGATATTGAAATCAGAACAAGCTGCACAAGAAAATGCGTAAGTAACAAGACATTGTGTATTTGTTTGGTCCTGATATTGCTGAGGCATTGCCAAGAGGATTTAATATTACTCTTATTACACCTGAAAAATGCAAATGGAAAACTAACAATTTATTGCAGTAGAAATTCACCTTCAGTTGGTAAtggtgtctctgcaaaatcctccaaatctgttGGTAGGATAAAACAAAAACTAAGTAAGCATGCTCTCCCAGGTCAACAGCAATTGCTTTGAGGCCCTAATTATATCTGTTTAGCTCCATTGGCA
Above is a genomic segment from Pristis pectinata isolate sPriPec2 chromosome 27, sPriPec2.1.pri, whole genome shotgun sequence containing:
- the scn3b gene encoding sodium channel subunit beta-3, encoding MSAWNTFLYSVPLLMILLVRYCQLVCVEVPSDTEALHGTNMKLTCISCVKREEVNTDTMVEWTYVNSDGEEISIYEYNGEPRELKGPYQGRILWNGSKDLQDVSITIVNVTLNDSGLYRCTIKRYFNYEIHRPSVTDVKEVQLTVHEDALEDFTSYISEIMMYLLLVFLTLWLVIEMIYCYRKILKSEQAAQENAADYLAIPSGNKENHSTVPVEE